Proteins from a genomic interval of Neovison vison isolate M4711 chromosome 4, ASM_NN_V1, whole genome shotgun sequence:
- the LOC122904485 gene encoding fatty acid-binding protein 9-like encodes MIEPFLGTWKMISSENFEEYMKQLGMSTAARNLAGLAKPRISISANGDEVNIKTESSFKNTEISFKLGEEFDETTADNRQVKSIITLNNGAMIHVQKWLGKETTIKRQIVDGKMVVEYIMNKTVSTRIYEKV; translated from the exons ATGATTGAGCCCTTCTTGGGAACCTGGAAGATGATCTCCAGTGAAAACTTTGAGGAATACATGAAACAATTGG GGATGAGCACAGCAGCCCGGAACCTGGCGGGGTTAGCAAAGCCAAGAATCAGTATAAGTGCCAATGGGGATGAAGTGAACATCAAAACAGAAAGTTCCTTCAAGAACACTGAGATCTCCTTCAAACTGGGGGAAGAGTTTGATGAAACCACAGCGGACAACAGACAAGTAAAG AGCATCATAACATTAAACAATGGTGCAATGATTCATGTCCAAAAATGGCTTGGCAAAGAGACAACAATCAAAAGACAAATTGTAGATGGAAAAATGGTAGTG GAATATATCATGAATAAAACTGTCAGCACTCGAATTTATGAAAAGGTATGA